A stretch of the Archangium violaceum genome encodes the following:
- the dnaE gene encoding DNA polymerase III subunit alpha — translation MSFTHLHLHSLYSLLDGAIRMKDLIKTVKEKGMTSVAVTDHGNMFATIDFYKKAKDAGIKPIIGMETYVAGPKGRKDRTEKVGHHLILLAKNKEGYDNLKYLSSMAYREGFYYHPRIDKELLKDHSKGLFALTACLGGEVTGAAFRGDMDHARKAALEYKNIFEPEHFFLEVQSNGMPEQEKANENLKQLSRDLAIPLCATADAHYIKREDARAHELLMCIASGKTLADGKRMKHSTDKLYVTSPQEMLEYFKDTPEAVHNTQRIVEQINLELKLGKPMLPTFQVPDSHTPDSFMAELARKNLEERFKEIDLARFRAGQPPVDREPYKARLELEIGVIQKMGFSGYFLIVQDFINWAKQNGIPVGPGRGSGAGSLVAYCLRITDLDPLPYNLLFERFLNPERVSMPDFDVDFCQDRRDEVIKYVGRKYGENNVGQIITFGSLKAKSVLRDVCRVFALPFSEGDRIAKLVPEVLGITLKDAIEQEPRLKEMMEKPTAIGQVEGKDVTTKDVLEIALALEGLHRQPGMHAAGVVIADKPLWEFVPTYQPPGQDTLITQFAKDEVEAAGLVKFDFLGLKTLTVIQNALNLINRNPPDGKPIQREDIPLDDPEVWKLMADGDTAGVFQMESSGFTEMVMKLKPSCFEDVIAAGALYRPGPLDSGMVDVFINRKHGREPVVYPHPLLEPVLKDTYGVIVYQEQVMQISQVLGGYTLGRADLLRRAMGKKKAEVMQAERAGFLEGCKNNNVDLKVAGEIFDLMEKFAEYGFNKSHSAAYGLVTLHTAWLKAHYRVEFMAALLTSEKENTDKVVLHIGEARQSGVQVLPPDVNQSDMAFGAVEGKIRFGLGAIKGVGEGAIEAIVEARKEGPFKSLFDFCERVDSRKVNRKVLEQLVKAGAFDFENRPRRQLFESIERAMSRGSSSQKDKAAGQSSLFGMLGGGSSGGGGGMKDDYVQVEEWSEKERLALEKEAIGFYVSGHPLYQYDKELKRYARPITAVQRARKDEKLTIAGIVAALRERPTKTGKRMAWVTLEDLSGSIELVCFPGKDGTRNVMGKDGKWTKQGPKPGFEHWEPLLKSDDPILVTGTVQLNQRDEDTPVAELIVEDIQSLKAVREKRTKRLELRLPVDLATEERMAKLAEIAKQYAGATPVAVSLLFANEAEALIGNTSIKVQVSDELIQSVERLFGMKVVEFG, via the coding sequence ATGTCTTTTACCCATCTCCACCTGCACTCCCTGTACTCGCTCCTCGACGGCGCGATCCGGATGAAGGACCTCATCAAGACGGTGAAGGAGAAGGGGATGACGAGCGTGGCCGTGACCGATCACGGCAACATGTTCGCCACCATCGACTTCTACAAGAAGGCCAAGGACGCGGGCATCAAGCCGATCATCGGCATGGAGACCTACGTCGCCGGTCCCAAGGGCCGCAAGGATCGCACCGAGAAGGTGGGCCACCACCTCATCCTGCTGGCCAAGAACAAGGAGGGGTACGACAACCTCAAGTACCTCTCGTCCATGGCCTACCGTGAGGGCTTCTACTACCACCCGCGCATCGACAAGGAGCTCCTGAAGGACCACAGCAAGGGGCTCTTCGCGCTCACCGCCTGCCTGGGTGGCGAGGTGACGGGCGCGGCCTTCCGCGGGGACATGGACCACGCCCGCAAGGCGGCGCTCGAGTACAAGAACATCTTCGAGCCCGAGCACTTCTTCCTCGAGGTGCAGTCCAACGGGATGCCCGAGCAGGAGAAGGCCAACGAGAACCTCAAGCAGCTCAGCCGGGACCTGGCCATCCCGCTGTGCGCCACCGCGGACGCGCACTACATCAAGCGCGAGGACGCGCGCGCCCACGAGCTCCTCATGTGCATCGCCAGCGGCAAGACGCTCGCCGACGGCAAGCGCATGAAGCACTCCACGGACAAGCTCTACGTCACCAGTCCCCAGGAGATGCTGGAGTACTTCAAGGACACGCCCGAGGCCGTCCACAACACCCAGCGCATCGTCGAGCAGATCAACCTGGAGCTGAAGCTGGGCAAGCCCATGCTGCCCACCTTCCAGGTGCCCGACAGCCACACGCCGGACAGCTTCATGGCGGAGCTGGCGCGCAAGAACCTGGAGGAGCGCTTCAAGGAGATCGACCTGGCGCGCTTCCGCGCCGGCCAGCCGCCCGTGGACCGCGAGCCCTACAAGGCCCGTCTGGAGCTGGAGATCGGCGTCATCCAGAAGATGGGGTTCAGCGGCTACTTCCTCATCGTCCAGGACTTCATCAACTGGGCCAAGCAGAACGGGATTCCGGTGGGACCGGGCCGTGGCTCGGGCGCCGGTTCGCTCGTGGCCTACTGCCTGCGCATCACCGACCTGGATCCGCTCCCGTACAACCTCCTCTTCGAGCGCTTCCTCAACCCCGAGCGCGTGTCGATGCCCGACTTCGACGTCGACTTCTGCCAGGACCGGCGCGACGAGGTCATCAAGTACGTGGGCCGCAAGTACGGGGAGAACAACGTCGGGCAGATCATCACCTTCGGCTCGCTCAAGGCCAAGAGCGTGCTGCGCGACGTGTGCCGCGTCTTCGCGCTGCCCTTCAGTGAGGGGGACCGCATCGCCAAGCTGGTGCCCGAGGTGCTCGGCATCACGCTCAAGGACGCCATCGAGCAGGAGCCGCGCCTCAAGGAGATGATGGAGAAGCCCACCGCCATCGGGCAGGTGGAGGGCAAGGACGTCACCACCAAGGACGTGCTGGAGATCGCGCTCGCGCTGGAGGGCCTGCACCGCCAGCCCGGCATGCACGCGGCCGGCGTCGTCATCGCCGACAAGCCGCTGTGGGAGTTCGTGCCCACCTACCAGCCTCCGGGCCAGGACACCCTCATCACCCAGTTCGCCAAGGACGAGGTGGAGGCGGCGGGCCTGGTGAAGTTCGACTTCCTCGGCCTCAAGACGCTCACCGTCATCCAGAACGCGCTCAACCTCATCAACCGCAACCCACCGGACGGCAAGCCCATCCAGCGCGAGGACATCCCGCTGGATGACCCGGAGGTGTGGAAGCTGATGGCGGACGGCGACACCGCCGGCGTCTTCCAGATGGAGTCCAGCGGCTTCACCGAAATGGTGATGAAGCTCAAGCCGTCCTGCTTCGAAGACGTCATCGCCGCCGGCGCGCTCTACCGCCCGGGTCCGCTCGACTCGGGCATGGTGGACGTCTTCATCAACCGCAAGCACGGCCGCGAGCCGGTGGTGTACCCGCACCCCCTGCTGGAGCCCGTCCTCAAGGACACCTACGGCGTCATCGTCTACCAGGAACAGGTGATGCAGATCTCCCAGGTGCTGGGAGGCTACACCCTGGGCCGCGCGGACCTGCTGCGCCGCGCCATGGGCAAGAAGAAGGCCGAGGTCATGCAGGCCGAGCGGGCCGGCTTCCTCGAGGGGTGCAAGAACAACAACGTCGACCTGAAGGTGGCCGGCGAGATCTTCGACCTCATGGAGAAGTTCGCCGAGTACGGCTTCAACAAGAGCCACTCGGCGGCCTACGGCCTCGTCACGCTCCACACGGCCTGGCTCAAGGCGCACTACCGCGTGGAGTTCATGGCGGCCCTTCTCACGAGCGAGAAGGAAAACACCGACAAGGTGGTGCTGCACATCGGCGAGGCCCGGCAGTCGGGCGTGCAGGTGCTGCCGCCGGACGTGAACCAGTCGGACATGGCCTTCGGCGCGGTGGAGGGGAAGATCCGCTTCGGCCTGGGCGCCATCAAGGGCGTGGGCGAGGGGGCCATCGAGGCCATCGTCGAGGCGCGCAAGGAGGGCCCCTTCAAGAGCCTGTTCGACTTCTGCGAGCGCGTGGACTCGCGGAAGGTGAACCGCAAGGTGTTGGAGCAATTGGTGAAGGCGGGCGCCTTCGACTTCGAGAATCGCCCGCGGCGGCAGCTCTTCGAGAGCATCGAGCGCGCGATGAGCCGCGGCTCCAGCAGCCAGAAGGACAAGGCCGCGGGGCAGAGTTCGCTCTTCGGGATGCTGGGCGGTGGTTCCTCGGGCGGCGGCGGCGGGATGAAGGACGACTACGTCCAGGTGGAGGAGTGGTCGGAGAAGGAGCGCCTGGCGCTGGAGAAGGAGGCCATCGGCTTCTACGTGTCGGGCCACCCGCTGTACCAGTACGACAAGGAGCTCAAGCGCTACGCGCGGCCCATCACCGCGGTGCAGCGCGCGCGCAAGGACGAGAAGCTCACCATCGCGGGCATCGTCGCGGCGCTGCGCGAGCGGCCCACCAAGACGGGCAAGCGCATGGCGTGGGTGACGCTGGAGGACCTGTCCGGCTCCATCGAGCTGGTGTGCTTCCCGGGCAAGGACGGCACGCGCAACGTGATGGGCAAGGACGGCAAGTGGACGAAGCAGGGGCCCAAGCCCGGCTTCGAGCACTGGGAGCCGCTGCTCAAGAGCGATGATCCCATCCTCGTGACGGGCACGGTGCAGCTCAACCAGCGCGACGAGGACACGCCGGTGGCGGAGCTCATCGTCGAGGACATCCAGAGCCTCAAGGCCGTGCGGGAGAAGCGCACCAAGCGGCTGGAGCTGCGGCTGCCGGTGGACCTCGCGACGGAGGAGCGCATGGCGAAGCTGGCGGAGATCGCGAAGCAGTACGCGGGCGCGACTCCGGTGGCCGTGAGCCTGCTGTTCGCCAACGAGGCGGAGGCGCTCATCGGCAACACCTCCATCAAGGTGCAGGTGAGCGACGAGCTCATCCAATCCGTGGAGCGGCTCTTCGGCATGAAGGTGGTCGAATTCGGCTGA
- a CDS encoding substrate-binding domain-containing protein, producing MKPKVFIILGFLVAVGAVLFITSSNGDKARQQGGTETAPSQTRTSGPVTEISFLYSTEKKEWVEAAVAGFQQENPSIRVKLVGKGSLESAQAMLDGKEKPTVWSPADSAVLRMLESDWSTDPQRGQLFATSGDDAPQPLVITPLVFVVWEDRAEVLQKISGGVVSWKAIHKAVASDQGWPAIGGRSEWGFVKLGHTDPTRSNSGLQAMLLATLEFYGKRSGLTVGDLLKPEYQTWVKELEKGVTRFETSTGTFMTDMVRFGPSKYDVAVVYENLAISQLANAQGRWGNLKVYYPALTLWSDHPAALVQADWVTPEQKDAARKFLTYLRSRPVQERALAFGFRPADPSVPLKTQDAANPFTRLAPQGIQVDVPPVAEVPEGPVVRNLLTMWSRVVGTAR from the coding sequence ATGAAGCCCAAGGTCTTCATCATCCTGGGGTTCCTCGTCGCGGTCGGCGCGGTGCTCTTCATCACGTCCTCGAACGGGGACAAGGCGCGGCAGCAGGGCGGGACGGAGACCGCTCCCTCACAGACCCGGACCTCCGGGCCGGTGACGGAGATCTCCTTCCTCTACAGCACGGAGAAGAAGGAGTGGGTGGAGGCCGCGGTGGCGGGCTTCCAGCAGGAGAACCCGTCCATCCGCGTGAAGCTGGTGGGCAAGGGCTCGCTGGAGTCGGCCCAGGCCATGTTGGATGGCAAGGAGAAGCCCACGGTGTGGAGCCCGGCCGACAGCGCCGTGCTGCGCATGCTGGAGTCGGACTGGTCGACGGACCCGCAGCGTGGGCAGCTCTTCGCCACCAGCGGTGACGACGCGCCGCAGCCGCTGGTGATCACGCCGCTGGTGTTCGTGGTGTGGGAGGACCGGGCGGAGGTGCTGCAGAAGATCTCCGGCGGCGTGGTGTCGTGGAAGGCCATCCACAAGGCGGTGGCGAGCGATCAGGGCTGGCCGGCCATTGGAGGAAGGTCGGAGTGGGGCTTCGTGAAGCTGGGCCATACGGACCCCACGCGCTCCAACTCGGGCCTGCAGGCGATGCTGCTGGCCACGCTGGAGTTCTACGGCAAGCGCTCGGGCCTGACGGTGGGAGACCTGCTCAAGCCCGAGTACCAGACGTGGGTGAAGGAGCTGGAGAAGGGCGTCACCCGCTTCGAGACCTCCACGGGCACCTTCATGACGGACATGGTGCGCTTCGGCCCGTCGAAGTACGACGTGGCGGTCGTCTACGAGAACCTGGCGATTTCCCAGCTCGCCAACGCACAGGGCCGATGGGGCAATCTGAAGGTGTACTACCCGGCGCTCACCCTGTGGAGCGACCACCCGGCGGCGCTGGTGCAGGCCGACTGGGTGACGCCGGAGCAGAAGGACGCGGCGCGCAAATTCCTCACGTATCTACGCAGCCGCCCGGTGCAGGAGCGCGCGCTGGCGTTCGGCTTCCGGCCGGCGGATCCCTCGGTGCCGCTCAAGACGCAGGACGCGGCCAACCCCTTCACGCGGCTCGCGCCACAGGGCATCCAGGTGGACGTGCCGCCCGTGGCCGAGGTGCCCGAGGGGCCGGTGGTCCGCAATCTGCTGACGATGTGGTCACGCGTGGTGGGCACCGCGCGCTGA
- a CDS encoding c-type cytochrome, with amino-acid sequence MSMKWMGLVLSVAVTGSAVGAEPPKATPAMIEKGKTAYTTYCLSCHGEKGEGNGPAGMYLMPKPRNFLTEPFKKGNKPEDIFQTLTTGIPGSTMMPFLNMPEEDRWAVSHYVIELQKQGKPADAKGKKKAAPKK; translated from the coding sequence ATGAGTATGAAGTGGATGGGACTGGTGCTGTCGGTCGCGGTGACGGGCTCGGCTGTCGGGGCCGAGCCGCCGAAGGCCACACCGGCGATGATCGAGAAGGGCAAGACCGCGTACACCACCTACTGCCTGTCCTGTCACGGAGAGAAGGGTGAGGGCAACGGTCCGGCGGGCATGTATCTGATGCCCAAGCCGCGCAACTTCCTGACCGAGCCCTTCAAGAAGGGCAACAAGCCGGAGGACATCTTCCAGACGCTCACCACCGGCATTCCGGGGAGCACGATGATGCCCTTCTTGAACATGCCCGAGGAGGACCGCTGGGCGGTCAGCCACTACGTCATCGAGCTCCAGAAGCAGGGCAAGCCGGCGGACGCGAAGGGCAAGAAGAAGGCAGCGCCGAAGAAGTAG
- a CDS encoding SDR family oxidoreductase — translation MAQGVFRDDLLAGKVAFITGGSSGINLGIAEAFVKAGAKVVINGRNVEKLEAAVKGLQAHGTAMGVPADVRNYESVEKAIQSARDAYGELDILVCGAAGNFPAPALGMSSNGFKSVLEIDVLGTFNACRAAFEHLRKPGASVLNISAPQAYLPMAMQAHVCAAKAGVDMITRTLAIEWGGVGVRVNSITPGPIDDTEGMRRLAPGDDTRQKLTRALPLQRFGTKQDISQLALFLASDAASYITGSIMVCDGGQSLLGSGLMLQAMGM, via the coding sequence ATGGCACAGGGTGTATTTCGAGATGATCTGCTGGCGGGCAAGGTGGCCTTCATCACCGGCGGCAGCAGTGGCATCAACCTCGGTATCGCCGAGGCCTTCGTGAAGGCGGGCGCCAAGGTCGTCATCAACGGCCGCAACGTGGAGAAGCTGGAGGCGGCCGTGAAGGGCCTCCAGGCGCATGGCACCGCCATGGGCGTGCCCGCGGACGTGCGCAACTACGAGTCCGTGGAGAAGGCCATCCAATCGGCGCGTGATGCCTATGGGGAGCTCGACATCCTCGTGTGCGGCGCGGCGGGCAACTTCCCCGCTCCCGCCCTGGGCATGTCCTCCAATGGATTCAAGTCCGTGCTGGAGATCGACGTGCTCGGCACCTTCAACGCCTGCCGCGCCGCCTTCGAGCACCTGCGCAAGCCGGGCGCCAGCGTGCTCAACATCTCCGCGCCCCAGGCCTACCTGCCCATGGCCATGCAGGCCCACGTCTGCGCCGCCAAGGCTGGTGTGGACATGATTACCCGCACCCTCGCCATCGAGTGGGGTGGGGTGGGCGTGCGCGTCAACTCCATCACCCCCGGCCCCATCGACGACACCGAGGGCATGCGCCGGCTCGCCCCGGGCGACGACACCCGCCAGAAGCTCACCCGGGCCCTGCCCCTGCAACGCTTCGGTACGAAGCAGGACATCTCGCAACTCGCGCTTTTCCTGGCGTCGGATGCGGCCTCATACATCACCGGCTCCATCATGGTGTGTGACGGTGGCCAGTCGCTGCTCGGCTCCGGCC
- a CDS encoding aldo/keto reductase — translation MIRRPLGNTGLQVSVLGFGAGPVGSPELSEASAEALLHGVLDAGINLLDTAPSYGLSEERIGRYLQGRRHEFVLSTKCGYGVPGVEDWTGPCITQGIDLALGRLRTDVIDLVHFHSCPVDVLERPGVVDALRRAVEQGKVRVAAYSGDNAPLRWALHSGAFGSVQTSVNVFDQKVIDWGLPVAREKGIGVIAKRPLGNAPWRFAERPGAPDIATYWERMRALALDTEGLDWSELALRFAAFVPGVASCIVGTTRTENLQSNLRALEKGPLPDALVDRIRDAFRRNEQGWDGLI, via the coding sequence ATGATTCGCAGACCTCTGGGCAACACCGGCCTTCAAGTGTCCGTCCTGGGATTCGGAGCGGGGCCGGTGGGAAGTCCAGAGCTGTCCGAGGCCAGCGCCGAGGCCCTGCTCCACGGGGTGCTGGACGCGGGCATCAACCTGCTCGACACGGCGCCCAGCTATGGGCTGTCCGAGGAGCGCATCGGCCGCTACCTGCAAGGGCGGCGGCACGAGTTCGTCCTCTCCACCAAGTGCGGCTACGGCGTGCCCGGCGTGGAGGACTGGACGGGCCCCTGCATCACCCAGGGCATCGACCTGGCCCTGGGCCGGCTGCGCACCGACGTCATCGACCTGGTGCACTTCCACTCGTGTCCGGTGGACGTGCTGGAGCGCCCGGGCGTGGTGGACGCGCTCCGGCGCGCCGTGGAGCAGGGCAAGGTGCGCGTGGCCGCGTACTCGGGGGACAACGCGCCCCTGAGGTGGGCGTTGCACTCGGGGGCCTTCGGCTCCGTGCAGACGTCCGTCAACGTCTTCGACCAGAAGGTCATCGACTGGGGTCTGCCCGTCGCGAGGGAGAAGGGCATCGGCGTCATCGCCAAGCGGCCCCTGGGCAACGCGCCCTGGCGCTTCGCCGAGCGCCCCGGTGCCCCGGACATCGCCACGTACTGGGAGCGGATGCGCGCCCTGGCGCTGGACACCGAGGGCCTGGACTGGAGCGAGCTGGCCCTGCGCTTCGCCGCCTTCGTGCCGGGCGTGGCCAGCTGCATCGTGGGCACCACGCGCACGGAGAACCTCCAGAGCAACCTGCGCGCCCTGGAGAAGGGCCCGCTGCCCGACGCCCTGGTGGACCGCATCCGCGACGCGTTCCGCCGCAACGAGCAGGGCTGGGACGGGCTCATCTGA
- a CDS encoding Spy/CpxP family protein refolding chaperone: protein MTTKNKILLAGSAVLAFVLLSGFRGGHFGGGPRDPERVKQMITWKLDDKLEDLKATDAQKQAIHGLKDSLFEDGKRLFEQQKDARAQMMSQWESPNPDSNAVHALVDARVDAFRAFAHKVADAALQAHRILTPEQRQQVTAGVREHMNAH from the coding sequence ATGACCACGAAGAACAAGATCCTCCTCGCCGGCTCCGCCGTCCTCGCCTTCGTCCTCCTGTCGGGTTTCCGCGGCGGACACTTCGGCGGTGGCCCGCGCGACCCCGAGCGCGTGAAGCAGATGATCACCTGGAAGCTGGACGACAAGCTGGAGGACCTGAAGGCCACCGACGCCCAGAAGCAGGCCATCCACGGGCTGAAGGACTCGCTCTTCGAGGACGGCAAGCGCCTCTTCGAGCAGCAGAAGGACGCGCGGGCCCAGATGATGAGTCAGTGGGAGTCCCCCAACCCGGACAGCAACGCCGTGCACGCCCTGGTGGACGCGCGCGTGGACGCATTCCGGGCCTTCGCCCACAAGGTGGCCGACGCCGCCCTGCAGGCCCACCGCATCCTCACCCCCGAGCAGCGCCAGCAGGTGACGGCCGGGGTTCGTGAGCACATGAACGCTCACTAA
- a CDS encoding crotonase/enoyl-CoA hydratase family protein encodes MTAAYQSLRIEQADGIAEVVLTGPGKGNALGPDFWREMPEALRKLDADDSVRVVLLRGDGSHFTYGLDLMAMMETLGPLLTGEGNLALERTKLLQLIDTMQASTEGLARCRKPVLAAVHGWCIGGGIDLIAACDFRYCSREAKFSLREVRVGITADLGALQRLPRIIGEGHTRELAYTGGDIDADRALQMGLVNQVFATPEELLAAARATARKIADNPPLVVQGAKQVMEYCADKSVADGLRYVAVWNSAFLQSHDLAEAFAAYAERRPPRFQGR; translated from the coding sequence ATGACGGCGGCATATCAGTCACTGCGCATCGAACAGGCGGACGGCATCGCCGAGGTGGTGCTCACCGGTCCCGGCAAGGGCAACGCGCTCGGGCCGGACTTCTGGCGCGAGATGCCCGAGGCGCTCCGGAAGCTCGACGCGGATGACTCGGTGCGCGTCGTCCTCCTGCGCGGCGACGGCTCCCACTTCACCTACGGCCTCGACTTGATGGCCATGATGGAGACGCTCGGGCCGCTGCTCACGGGCGAGGGCAACCTCGCGCTCGAGCGCACGAAGCTGCTCCAACTCATCGACACCATGCAGGCCTCCACCGAGGGGCTCGCCCGCTGCCGCAAGCCGGTGCTGGCGGCGGTGCACGGCTGGTGCATCGGTGGCGGTATCGATCTCATCGCCGCGTGCGACTTCCGCTACTGCTCGCGCGAGGCGAAGTTCTCCCTGCGCGAGGTACGCGTGGGCATCACCGCGGACCTCGGCGCGCTGCAGCGGCTGCCGCGCATCATCGGCGAGGGGCACACGCGCGAGCTCGCCTATACCGGTGGCGACATCGACGCGGACCGCGCCCTCCAGATGGGACTGGTGAACCAGGTCTTCGCCACCCCCGAGGAGTTGCTGGCCGCGGCGCGCGCCACCGCACGGAAGATCGCCGACAACCCTCCGCTCGTGGTGCAGGGGGCCAAGCAGGTAATGGAGTATTGCGCGGACAAGTCCGTGGCGGACGGCCTGCGCTACGTGGCGGTGTGGAACTCCGCCTTCCTTCAGTCACATGACCTCGCCGAGGCCTTCGCGGCATACGCCGAGCGGCGGCCTCCGCGCTTCCAGGGGAGATGA
- a CDS encoding DUF2809 domain-containing protein: MLLTLALGLGSRSAVARHVLPHFITDYAGDTLWATLVYLGILLLWPRLSVRRAAAGALGFSVLIELSQLFHPPWLDALRAHPLVALVLGRGFLVSDLFCYAVGVALGVALDAGLSRASARGAHHA, translated from the coding sequence GTGCTCCTCACCCTCGCGCTGGGATTGGGCTCGCGTTCCGCGGTGGCCCGACACGTGCTGCCACACTTCATCACCGACTACGCGGGCGACACGCTCTGGGCCACCCTCGTCTACCTGGGAATCCTCCTGCTCTGGCCCCGGCTCTCCGTGCGGCGCGCCGCGGCGGGCGCCCTGGGCTTCTCCGTGCTCATCGAGCTCAGCCAGCTCTTCCACCCTCCCTGGCTCGATGCACTCCGGGCCCACCCCCTCGTCGCCCTGGTGCTGGGCCGTGGATTCCTCGTGTCGGATCTCTTCTGCTACGCGGTGGGCGTGGCGCTCGGGGTGGCGCTCGACGCCGGGTTGTCGCGTGCCTCAGCGCGCGGTGCCCACCACGCGTGA
- a CDS encoding VWA domain-containing protein — translation MWKLRWGVLAVVMLLAACKESNPGTSSAPGATRKPQVAGGGRPVVLTVAYGSEKKSWFEEQARAFERSGAKTKSGRSIRVEGRAMGSGEAVQDIVSGKLRAHVYSPASSAYLPLLNSAWMTSKGKTTPVVGEGEPLLLSPIVIAMWKPMAEALGWPGKPIGWADLMKVAADKRGWGAYGHPEWGRFKLGHTHPDSSNSGLLSVLAEAYAGSGKTRGLTVADVEHKKTKALLAEIEGTVVHYGKSTGFFSDKMLQRGPGYLSAAVLYENLVIESYGKQTDAPFPLVSIYPVEGTFWSDHPYAVLDADWVGAEEREAAQAFMAFLKARPAQERALALGFRPADPAVAIAAPVDAAHGADPKQPQTLLEVPGADVLEKLLAVWRETKKPTDITFVFDKSGSMSGRPLAEAKVGAKRFLESLSDRDEVTLVLFDNNVYPPLGPMTLGKGRAELLGRVDNIIAEGGTALYSATQTAYKLARERAQKEPGKIHAVVVMTDGKDEHSTITLGDLEQGLNASSEENPVRIFTIAYGNGAEGKVLERIAEAAKGSSAKGGVEDIVQVYRDMASFF, via the coding sequence ATGTGGAAGCTGCGGTGGGGAGTGCTCGCGGTGGTGATGTTGCTGGCCGCCTGCAAGGAATCCAACCCGGGGACATCCAGTGCACCGGGTGCCACGCGCAAGCCCCAGGTGGCGGGCGGTGGACGGCCGGTGGTGCTGACGGTGGCCTACGGCAGCGAGAAGAAGAGCTGGTTCGAGGAGCAGGCGCGGGCCTTCGAGCGGAGCGGGGCGAAGACGAAGTCGGGGCGGTCCATCCGGGTGGAGGGCCGGGCGATGGGCTCGGGCGAGGCGGTGCAGGACATCGTCTCCGGCAAGCTCCGGGCGCACGTCTACAGCCCGGCCTCCAGCGCGTACCTGCCGCTGCTCAACAGCGCGTGGATGACGTCCAAGGGGAAGACGACGCCGGTGGTGGGCGAGGGTGAGCCGCTGCTGCTCTCGCCCATCGTCATCGCCATGTGGAAGCCCATGGCGGAGGCGCTGGGCTGGCCGGGCAAGCCCATTGGCTGGGCGGACCTGATGAAGGTGGCGGCGGACAAGCGGGGCTGGGGCGCGTACGGGCACCCCGAGTGGGGCCGCTTCAAGCTGGGCCACACCCACCCGGACTCCTCCAACTCGGGCCTGCTGTCGGTGCTGGCCGAGGCCTACGCGGGCTCGGGCAAGACGCGCGGGCTGACGGTGGCGGACGTGGAGCACAAGAAGACGAAGGCGCTGCTGGCGGAGATCGAGGGCACGGTGGTGCACTACGGCAAGTCCACCGGCTTCTTCTCGGACAAGATGCTGCAGCGCGGCCCGGGCTACCTGTCGGCGGCGGTGCTGTACGAGAACCTGGTCATCGAGTCCTACGGCAAGCAGACGGACGCGCCGTTCCCGCTGGTGTCCATCTACCCGGTGGAGGGCACCTTCTGGTCGGATCATCCGTACGCGGTGCTGGACGCGGACTGGGTGGGCGCCGAGGAGCGCGAGGCGGCGCAGGCCTTCATGGCCTTCCTCAAGGCGCGGCCGGCGCAGGAGCGCGCGCTGGCGCTGGGCTTCCGTCCGGCGGACCCCGCGGTGGCCATCGCGGCGCCGGTGGACGCGGCGCACGGCGCGGATCCCAAGCAGCCGCAGACGCTGCTGGAGGTGCCCGGCGCGGACGTGCTGGAGAAGCTGCTGGCCGTGTGGCGCGAGACGAAGAAGCCCACGGACATCACCTTCGTCTTCGACAAGTCCGGCAGCATGTCGGGCCGCCCGCTGGCCGAGGCCAAGGTGGGGGCGAAGCGCTTCCTGGAGTCGCTGTCGGACCGGGACGAGGTGACGCTCGTCCTCTTCGACAACAACGTGTACCCGCCCCTGGGCCCCATGACGCTCGGCAAGGGCCGCGCGGAGCTGCTCGGCCGCGTCGACAACATCATCGCCGAGGGGGGCACGGCCCTCTATTCGGCCACCCAGACCGCCTACAAGCTCGCCCGGGAGCGGGCGCAGAAGGAGCCGGGGAAGATCCACGCCGTGGTGGTGATGACGGACGGCAAGGACGAGCACAGCACCATCACGCTGGGGGACCTGGAGCAGGGCCTGAACGCCTCGAGCGAGGAGAACCCGGTGCGCATCTTCACCATCGCCTACGGCAATGGCGCCGAGGGCAAGGTGCTCGAGCGCATCGCCGAGGCGGCGAAGGGCTCCAGCGCGAAGGGCGGCGTGGAGGACATCGTCCAGGTGTACCGGGACATGGCGTCCTTCTTCTGA